The Glycine max cultivar Williams 82 chromosome 17, Glycine_max_v4.0, whole genome shotgun sequence genome contains the following window.
TGTACAGCGGTCTTAAATAAGAGGATGTATAATTTTTGATCCATGGAGAAATATAGAAACCCTCCAACAGAATGGGTCACAAAAGACCCAAAACTAGTCCCCACAATACAGTGCCATGCCGGTCCATACACCCCATCAAATTCCTGCAAAATCACAACCACCCAACCGAATTCCATTGACCAACCAATCAAACCACAGAGACAAAATTTTGAATCACCAAATGGGTTGATATCAATTTAGTCCCCAAATTTTTAAGAACTGACTAAATCAATAATTATGCCTCACCCAAACTTACTAGTAAGTCCCAACACaagaacaaattaattaattaatctagcaaattttttaaaaaatcaattcaataataataataatacaatacAATGATTATTACAAAATTGTACCTTCTTGAGGGAGAGTGCAAGGGTTTTGGATGTGAACTTCTCCATGCTATCTATGGCCTTTCTAGCACAATCCACAGCATGGATCTGCATAAAGGGTGGCATATCAACCGAAACCATTTTGGCACCATTGATTGCAAAGACATCTCTTAAATTAGCCTGTGTTCCACAGAAGGATCTCCTTCTACCCCCACCCGGAGCCAAAGACGACACGGACATTCtctcagcagcagcaacaacaacaacatcatgtttCTCCAAATGAGGATTCCTAGGTTTTCCTTTTACAACCTTAGCATCCTCGACCATGCCCTTATCATTATGATCACCAAGTTCCCTCCTTTCCAATTTCAAACAGTGCCTTT
Protein-coding sequences here:
- the LOC100800184 gene encoding uncharacterized protein LOC100800184, which encodes MAHYPLQRRNLAAPESNPTTPNPDLIQTYKPSFLVKHLTNLNLSQPHKTRPPQKHSPLIDTHLQAKAIQEKESSVTVPVKRTHKEKPQRHCLKLERRELGDHNDKGMVEDAKVVKGKPRNPHLEKHDVVVVAAAERMSVSSLAPGGGRRRSFCGTQANLRDVFAINGAKMVSVDMPPFMQIHAVDCARKAIDSMEKFTSKTLALSLKKEFDGVYGPAWHCIVGTSFGSFVTHSVGGFLYFSMDQKLYILLFKTAVQKAA